The Aureimonas mangrovi genome includes a region encoding these proteins:
- a CDS encoding YaaC family protein, whose amino-acid sequence MRQTVEKECPQPRSRRDEALATLEQAEDFYVMGTERGTEAAQPLALYYSYMNLLKTFCLTRGARSTFDQAQHGLKERLRASRRELVDAYLVADQTTAARAQNFDELYGVLTGAHLLGQANYDLPALLPQILPGHRLWAQASGKVERFIAIHELQFWHDAAAHTLWLRIYLQADDLSRLNVSHARLLAESGLGAAFREVQSDVPGQICLEQTAPQPCPNNYPADHIHHVVGTVRPNIWTTVSSIPPYRRYYLYLCPPAELPHRLPQLLSMYAVTFYLGSITRYRPHHFDALLQGAFGPRVRDFVTGQPLQFLYLMASEMARRDVAKPSIL is encoded by the coding sequence ATGCGCCAGACCGTGGAAAAAGAATGTCCGCAGCCGCGCTCGCGGCGTGACGAGGCCTTGGCGACGTTGGAACAGGCTGAGGACTTCTATGTGATGGGAACGGAACGCGGGACAGAGGCTGCGCAACCCCTCGCGCTATACTACAGCTACATGAACCTGTTGAAGACGTTTTGCCTCACTCGTGGCGCGCGCTCAACGTTCGATCAGGCTCAGCATGGACTTAAGGAACGCCTGCGGGCAAGCCGCCGTGAACTCGTGGACGCCTACCTTGTGGCCGACCAGACCACCGCCGCCCGCGCTCAGAACTTCGACGAATTATATGGCGTGCTCACCGGCGCGCACTTGCTAGGGCAAGCAAATTACGACCTGCCTGCTCTGCTTCCTCAAATCCTACCGGGGCACCGTTTGTGGGCGCAGGCGTCCGGCAAGGTTGAGCGGTTCATCGCCATCCACGAACTGCAATTCTGGCACGACGCGGCGGCGCATACGCTCTGGCTGCGCATCTATCTCCAAGCAGATGACCTATCCCGGCTCAATGTTAGCCATGCTCGCTTGCTCGCAGAATCAGGCCTCGGAGCTGCCTTCCGGGAGGTGCAGTCGGATGTGCCAGGCCAGATTTGCCTTGAGCAGACCGCGCCCCAGCCCTGTCCCAACAACTACCCGGCCGACCATATTCACCATGTCGTGGGGACAGTGCGCCCCAACATCTGGACTACCGTGTCGTCCATTCCACCTTATAGGCGATACTACCTTTATCTGTGTCCGCCCGCCGAATTGCCTCACCGTCTCCCACAACTTCTCTCGATGTACGCCGTCACCTTCTATTTAGGCTCGATAACAAGGTATCGCCCGCACCATTTCGACGCTCTGCTGCAGGGCGCTTTCGGACCTCGCGTGCGGGATTTCGTGACCGGTCAGCCGCTTCAATTTCTTTATCTAATGGCATCGGAGATGGCGCGCCGTGACGTCGCGAAGCCGAGCATCCTCTGA
- the trbG gene encoding P-type conjugative transfer protein TrbG: MRTITRTPTIAAVLLSATMLAGCATNRTQQWSYDASVPPLPTVHAAATDNTPRPLHVPPAWTVARGGTAAGTPTGRVENANAAARVEPRREGYYNAIQIYPWSEGALYQVYAAVGQITTIALEPGESLTGAGPIAAGDTARWIIGDTESGSGANRRVHILVKPTRPDISTNLVVTTDRRTYMIELRARDSLYMPAVAWAYPAPPAGQRQSVPAAPVIPAEAARNYRYGLTGDSPPWRPVSVFDDGRRVYVVFPAGIVQGEMPPIFVLGSNGEPQIVNSRIHQNVLIVDRLFGAAELRLGSSNRQQVVRIVRANPTQAAAAQPASATGDTPS, from the coding sequence ATGAGGACGATCACCCGCACCCCGACAATCGCGGCCGTGCTGCTTTCGGCGACGATGCTGGCCGGCTGCGCCACCAATCGCACCCAGCAATGGAGCTACGACGCCAGCGTGCCGCCGCTGCCGACCGTGCATGCGGCGGCAACCGACAACACGCCCCGGCCGCTGCATGTGCCGCCGGCATGGACCGTGGCGCGCGGCGGCACCGCCGCAGGCACGCCGACCGGCCGCGTCGAGAACGCCAATGCCGCCGCCCGCGTCGAGCCGCGCCGGGAAGGCTACTACAACGCCATCCAGATTTATCCGTGGTCGGAAGGCGCGCTCTATCAGGTCTATGCCGCAGTCGGGCAGATCACCACCATTGCGCTGGAGCCGGGCGAAAGCCTGACAGGCGCGGGGCCGATCGCGGCCGGCGACACCGCCCGCTGGATCATCGGCGACACCGAGAGCGGCAGCGGTGCAAACCGCCGTGTCCATATCCTCGTGAAGCCGACGCGGCCGGACATTTCCACCAACCTTGTCGTCACCACCGACCGGCGCACCTACATGATCGAGCTGCGCGCGCGGGACTCGCTCTACATGCCGGCCGTGGCCTGGGCCTATCCCGCACCGCCTGCCGGGCAACGCCAGAGCGTTCCGGCCGCGCCCGTCATTCCGGCCGAGGCCGCGCGGAACTATCGCTACGGCCTGACCGGCGACAGTCCGCCATGGCGGCCGGTTTCCGTCTTCGACGATGGCAGGCGCGTCTATGTCGTCTTCCCGGCCGGGATCGTGCAGGGCGAGATGCCGCCAATTTTCGTGCTTGGATCGAACGGCGAGCCGCAGATCGTCAATTCCCGCATCCATCAGAATGTCCTGATCGTGGATCGTCTGTTCGGCGCGGCCGAGCTACGCCTTGGCAGCAGCAACCGCCAGCAGGTCGTCAGGATTGTCCGCGCCAACCCGACGCAGGCCGCCGCCGCGCAGCCCGCCAGCGCGACCGGAGACACCCCGTCATGA
- a CDS encoding TrbI/VirB10 family protein — translation MTDNTITDTAAPMRLRAEPPRVTRLSRKMLAGVGAVALLGIGGALIYALQTRDAGPGGEELYSTENRPTADGLSGLPRDYTGPVLGPALPGDLGRPILDAQNRGEPVAPPVMATPAVDPEEERRRAEEEAARLSNVFFQSGPRTGAPAGTAMPGLAGLGLGGQPVTQDRHGAFLNGPVDRQTVAPDRVAPPASPYILQAGAVIPAALITGIRSDLPGQITAQVTENVYDSPTGSLLLIPQGTRIIGQYDDGVTFGQRRVLLVWNRLILPGGRSIVLERLPGADASGYAGLEDGVDYHWWDLMKAAGLSTLLAVGTELATSEEDRLIRAIRDGAQDTVNQAGQQIVQRQLQVAPTLTIRPGFPVRIIVTRDLVFEPAGG, via the coding sequence ATGACCGACAACACCATCACCGATACCGCCGCGCCCATGCGCCTGCGCGCCGAGCCGCCCCGCGTCACCCGCCTGTCCCGCAAGATGCTGGCAGGCGTCGGAGCCGTCGCGCTTCTCGGCATCGGCGGCGCACTGATCTATGCGCTCCAGACCCGCGATGCCGGGCCGGGCGGCGAAGAACTCTATTCGACCGAAAACCGGCCCACGGCGGACGGCCTGTCCGGCCTGCCGCGCGACTATACCGGACCTGTCTTAGGGCCGGCGCTGCCGGGCGATCTTGGCCGCCCGATCCTCGACGCGCAGAACCGGGGAGAGCCGGTCGCGCCCCCCGTCATGGCGACGCCCGCCGTCGATCCCGAAGAAGAACGCCGCAGGGCCGAGGAAGAGGCCGCGCGCTTGAGCAACGTATTCTTCCAGTCAGGCCCGCGCACGGGAGCGCCGGCAGGGACGGCCATGCCCGGCCTCGCGGGGCTTGGCCTCGGCGGGCAGCCCGTGACACAGGATCGCCACGGCGCGTTTCTCAATGGACCCGTGGACCGGCAGACGGTCGCCCCGGATCGCGTCGCGCCGCCGGCTTCGCCCTACATCCTTCAGGCCGGGGCCGTGATCCCGGCCGCGCTCATCACCGGCATCCGTTCCGATCTGCCCGGCCAGATCACCGCGCAGGTGACGGAGAACGTCTATGACAGCCCGACCGGCTCGCTGCTTCTGATCCCGCAGGGGACGAGGATCATCGGCCAATACGATGATGGTGTGACCTTCGGCCAGCGCCGCGTGCTCTTGGTGTGGAACCGCCTGATCCTGCCGGGCGGCCGTTCCATCGTTCTGGAGCGCCTGCCGGGCGCGGACGCCAGCGGCTATGCCGGGCTTGAGGATGGTGTTGACTACCACTGGTGGGATCTGATGAAGGCCGCAGGGCTGTCCACGCTGCTCGCAGTCGGAACCGAGCTGGCGACCAGCGAGGAGGACCGCCTGATCCGCGCCATCCGCGACGGGGCACAGGATACCGTCAATCAGGCGGGCCAGCAGATCGTCCAGCGCCAGTTGCAGGTCGCCCCGACGCTTACCATTCGGCCGGGTTTCCCGGTCAGGATCATCGTTACCCGCGACCTTGTGTTCGAGCCGGCAGGAGGTTGA
- a CDS encoding DUF2274 domain-containing protein — MTKLKLGPLPDDKPVKVTVELPAPLHRDLVAYAEVLARETGQPAADPIRLIAPMLERFIATDRGFAKARRERGNSISG, encoded by the coding sequence ATGACCAAGCTGAAACTCGGCCCGCTGCCCGACGACAAGCCTGTCAAGGTAACGGTGGAGTTGCCCGCGCCGCTTCACCGCGACCTGGTCGCCTATGCCGAGGTGCTCGCCCGTGAGACGGGCCAGCCTGCCGCCGATCCCATAAGGCTGATCGCGCCCATGCTGGAGCGATTCATCGCCACGGATCGAGGGTTCGCCAAGGCACGGCGGGAGCGAGGAAACTCAATTTCCGGATAG
- a CDS encoding SDR family oxidoreductase, producing MSFDLGLTGARALVTGGTKGIGAAVVDALHEAGARVVTTARSVPDGSKDDVHYIAADITTAEGCATVAARVLDRLGGVDVIVHVVGGSAAPGGGFAALDDAEWSRELNWNLMPAVRLDRALLPDMIARGSGVIVHVTSIQNRLPLPESTTAYAAAKAALSTYSKSLSKEVAPKGVRVVRVSPGWVETEAAVAMAERLAEQASTDYEGGKQIIMDSLGGIPLGRPAKPAEVADLVAFVASPRAGSVTGTELVIDGGTVPTA from the coding sequence ATGAGCTTCGATCTTGGTTTGACAGGCGCGCGCGCCTTGGTCACGGGCGGGACGAAGGGCATCGGTGCGGCTGTGGTCGATGCGCTGCACGAGGCTGGTGCGCGCGTAGTGACGACCGCGCGCAGCGTGCCGGACGGTTCGAAGGATGATGTTCACTACATCGCAGCCGACATTACGACTGCCGAAGGCTGCGCGACGGTGGCAGCCCGCGTGCTCGACCGTCTCGGCGGCGTGGACGTGATCGTGCATGTGGTCGGTGGTTCGGCCGCACCGGGCGGCGGGTTTGCCGCGCTGGACGATGCGGAATGGTCGAGGGAGTTGAACTGGAACCTCATGCCGGCCGTGCGCCTCGACCGTGCGCTGTTGCCTGATATGATCGCGCGGGGTTCGGGCGTCATCGTGCATGTCACCTCGATTCAGAACCGCCTTCCGCTCCCGGAATCCACGACCGCCTATGCGGCCGCGAAAGCCGCCCTTTCCACCTACAGCAAGAGCTTGTCGAAGGAAGTCGCGCCGAAGGGGGTTCGTGTGGTGCGGGTTTCTCCCGGCTGGGTGGAGACCGAGGCGGCGGTAGCGATGGCCGAGCGCTTGGCCGAACAGGCGAGCACTGACTATGAAGGCGGTAAGCAGATCATCATGGACTCGCTCGGCGGCATCCCGCTCGGCCGCCCGGCAAAGCCGGCCGAGGTTGCCGATCTGGTCGCTTTCGTCGCCTCCCCACGCGCAGGTTCAGTGACGGGCACAGAGCTCGTCATAGACGGCGGCACGGTTCCGACTGCTTAA
- a CDS encoding nuclear transport factor 2 family protein: MPITLPGPVAAYFAADQNGGDAVALCFTENAIVIDERQTYAGRNAIRRWKAESSAKFSYTTDPFAVSEEDGSTVVIAHVAGDFPGSPVDLRHAFVVEGNQIVRLEITP; this comes from the coding sequence ATGCCGATCACCCTGCCGGGGCCGGTCGCGGCCTATTTTGCCGCCGATCAGAACGGCGGCGATGCCGTCGCCCTTTGCTTCACCGAAAACGCCATCGTCATCGATGAGCGCCAGACTTATGCTGGCCGCAACGCAATCCGCCGATGGAAGGCGGAATCTTCCGCGAAATTCAGCTACACGACCGATCCTTTCGCAGTGAGCGAGGAAGACGGCTCTACCGTGGTGATAGCGCATGTTGCCGGGGATTTTCCCGGCAGTCCGGTCGATCTCCGCCATGCGTTCGTGGTGGAAGGCAACCAGATCGTGCGGCTGGAGATCACGCCATGA
- a CDS encoding winged helix-turn-helix transcriptional regulator, whose translation MTRTDEKVRHSPKSKPVEHTRETAAEGVENVLKLLEGRWKLIILFHLFGGNVMRFSDLERAIPAVSQKMLIQQLRQMEGDGIVRRIVHHQVPPKVEYCLTEWGQALCPALDALLSWAALREEMTRSSS comes from the coding sequence ATGACAAGAACAGACGAAAAAGTAAGGCACTCACCTAAAAGTAAGCCTGTTGAGCACACGCGTGAGACGGCGGCCGAAGGCGTCGAAAACGTGCTGAAACTGCTCGAAGGCCGGTGGAAGCTGATTATCCTGTTCCACCTGTTCGGCGGCAATGTCATGCGGTTTTCGGACCTTGAACGGGCGATTCCGGCCGTATCGCAAAAGATGCTGATCCAGCAGCTTCGCCAGATGGAAGGCGACGGTATCGTGCGCCGCATCGTTCATCATCAGGTGCCGCCCAAGGTCGAATACTGTCTAACGGAATGGGGGCAGGCGCTTTGCCCGGCGCTCGATGCGCTCTTGTCCTGGGCCGCGCTGAGGGAAGAAATGACGAGATCTTCGTCATGA
- a CDS encoding toxin-antitoxin system TumE family protein has product MSEDRAPSLDTLLGLDGQVLVIDPEGGHWVKFVVTRVPASPEKPHGLDYSLTLHGPSGERLVGFDNAHPVGRGRRGEPMDHRHRLQTVKPYAYEDAATLLADFWQAVDAVMKERGVT; this is encoded by the coding sequence ATGAGCGAGGATCGTGCCCCGAGCCTCGACACGCTTCTGGGCCTCGACGGACAGGTGCTCGTTATCGACCCCGAGGGCGGCCATTGGGTGAAGTTCGTTGTCACCCGCGTTCCGGCATCGCCGGAGAAGCCGCACGGCCTCGATTACTCGCTCACGCTTCACGGGCCTTCGGGCGAACGGCTAGTCGGTTTCGATAACGCCCATCCGGTTGGCCGAGGCAGGAGGGGCGAGCCGATGGACCATCGGCACCGCCTCCAGACCGTGAAGCCCTACGCCTACGAGGACGCGGCCACGCTACTGGCCGACTTCTGGCAGGCGGTGGACGCGGTGATGAAGGAGCGAGGCGTAACATGA
- a CDS encoding helix-turn-helix domain-containing protein, translating into MTTLKVGIADYEEMKARTMRVANGEEKPAPDDPKVWFTSTESFAQILSSGNRELLRVIDEQSPGSLEELSRITGRTKPSLSRTLKTMANYGLIRMEPGEGRRLMPKVLHDRVALELPLIERRAAKGDAL; encoded by the coding sequence ATGACCACATTGAAAGTCGGGATTGCCGACTATGAAGAAATGAAGGCCCGCACCATGCGGGTCGCCAACGGCGAGGAAAAACCTGCGCCCGACGATCCCAAGGTATGGTTCACGTCAACGGAATCCTTTGCGCAAATTCTTTCCAGCGGGAATCGCGAGTTGCTGCGCGTCATCGACGAGCAGTCGCCCGGCTCGCTGGAGGAACTGTCGCGGATCACGGGGCGGACCAAGCCGAGCCTATCCCGAACACTCAAGACGATGGCGAACTATGGCCTGATCCGGATGGAGCCCGGCGAGGGCCGGAGGCTCATGCCGAAGGTGTTGCATGATCGCGTGGCGCTGGAGTTGCCGCTGATCGAGCGCCGGGCCGCGAAAGGAGACGCGCTATGA
- the msrA gene encoding peptide-methionine (S)-S-oxide reductase MsrA: MSLFDLLTRKTQMVSAQDALPGRQTPIPTAAIHFVNGTPLQGPFPEGSRTALFGAGCFWGVERKFWQAPGVLSTAVGYAGGHTPNPTYEEVCSGRTGHNEVVLVVYDPEVVSYDGLLKLFFESHDPTQGMRQGNDVGTQYRSGIYVDGPDERAAAEAALATYQKALEAAGHGGRITTEIVDAPTFYYAEDYHQQYLAKVPNGYCGVGGTGVSCPIGTGVAA, translated from the coding sequence ATGTCGCTGTTCGATCTTCTCACACGCAAGACCCAGATGGTTTCAGCGCAGGACGCGCTGCCGGGCCGCCAGACCCCGATTCCGACCGCGGCGATCCACTTCGTCAACGGCACGCCGCTGCAAGGTCCGTTCCCCGAAGGCAGCCGCACGGCGCTCTTCGGCGCAGGCTGCTTCTGGGGCGTGGAGCGCAAGTTCTGGCAGGCGCCCGGCGTGCTCTCCACCGCCGTCGGCTATGCAGGCGGTCACACACCGAACCCGACCTACGAGGAAGTCTGCTCGGGGCGCACCGGCCACAACGAGGTGGTGCTCGTGGTGTACGACCCCGAGGTCGTCTCCTATGACGGGCTCCTGAAGCTGTTCTTCGAGAGCCACGACCCGACGCAGGGGATGCGCCAGGGCAACGATGTCGGCACGCAGTATCGCTCGGGCATCTATGTGGACGGGCCGGACGAGCGCGCGGCGGCCGAGGCCGCGCTCGCAACCTACCAGAAGGCGCTTGAGGCGGCGGGCCACGGCGGCAGGATCACGACCGAGATCGTCGATGCGCCGACCTTCTACTACGCCGAGGACTATCACCAGCAGTATCTCGCCAAGGTGCCGAACGGCTATTGCGGCGTCGGCGGCACGGGCGTCTCCTGCCCGATCGGGACGGGCGTCGCCGCCTGA
- a CDS encoding BMP family lipoprotein, with protein sequence MKTILAGLMTATLLSAGSALAAEINPAVVYDFGGKFDKSFNEAAYVGAERYQEETGTGYRDFEIQSDAQREQALRRFARDGHSPIIAVGFAQAAAVEAVAPEFPDLQFAIVDAVVELPNVRSILFKEEEGSYLVGLLAAMKSETGTVGFVGGMDVPLIRKFACGYAGGVKAANADATVIQNMTGTTGAAWNDPVRGGELTRSQIDQGADVVFHAAGATGIGVLQAAADAGRFGIGVDSNQNALHPGHVLTSMVKRVDNAVFAAFEDAANDRWTAGTVVLGLAEEGVDYAVDENNESLLTEEMRAAAEQAKADIIAGTVEVHDYYTDSACPY encoded by the coding sequence ATGAAGACCATCCTCGCAGGGTTGATGACCGCAACGCTTCTTTCGGCCGGCAGCGCGCTCGCCGCCGAGATCAACCCGGCCGTCGTCTACGATTTCGGCGGAAAGTTCGACAAGAGCTTCAACGAGGCGGCCTATGTCGGCGCCGAGCGCTACCAGGAAGAGACGGGCACCGGGTACCGCGACTTCGAGATCCAGTCCGACGCGCAGCGCGAGCAGGCGCTGCGCCGTTTCGCGCGCGACGGTCACTCGCCGATCATCGCAGTCGGTTTCGCCCAGGCCGCGGCCGTGGAGGCCGTTGCGCCGGAATTCCCGGACCTGCAGTTCGCAATCGTAGACGCGGTGGTGGAACTGCCCAACGTGCGTTCGATCCTCTTCAAGGAGGAGGAGGGCTCCTACCTCGTCGGGCTTCTCGCGGCCATGAAGTCGGAGACGGGCACCGTCGGCTTCGTCGGCGGCATGGACGTGCCGCTCATCCGAAAGTTCGCTTGCGGCTATGCCGGCGGCGTGAAGGCAGCCAATGCCGACGCGACCGTGATCCAGAACATGACGGGTACGACGGGCGCGGCCTGGAACGACCCGGTGCGCGGCGGTGAGTTGACGCGCTCGCAGATCGACCAGGGCGCCGACGTTGTCTTCCACGCGGCGGGCGCGACGGGTATCGGCGTGCTGCAAGCGGCCGCGGATGCCGGCAGGTTCGGCATCGGCGTCGATTCCAACCAGAACGCTCTGCATCCCGGCCACGTCCTGACCTCGATGGTCAAGCGCGTGGACAACGCCGTGTTCGCGGCCTTCGAGGATGCCGCCAATGACCGCTGGACGGCCGGCACCGTGGTTCTCGGGCTGGCCGAGGAGGGCGTCGACTACGCGGTTGACGAGAACAACGAAAGCCTCCTCACGGAGGAGATGCGCGCGGCGGCCGAACAGGCCAAGGCCGACATCATCGCCGGAACCGTGGAAGTCCACGACTATTACACCGACAGTGCCTGCCCGTACTGA
- a CDS encoding SlyX family protein — protein MSGADAEGRIVELEAAIAHQGVAIEELSDEVRRQGQVIDRLEKTLRELAERFLALEDVATPRPEITKPPHY, from the coding sequence GTGAGCGGTGCGGATGCGGAAGGGCGGATCGTCGAACTTGAAGCCGCGATCGCCCATCAGGGCGTGGCCATCGAGGAATTGTCCGACGAGGTTCGCCGGCAGGGGCAGGTGATCGACCGCCTGGAGAAGACGCTGCGCGAACTCGCCGAGCGCTTTCTCGCGCTTGAGGACGTCGCGACTCCGCGCCCGGAGATCACGAAGCCACCGCACTACTGA
- a CDS encoding ABC transporter ATP-binding protein, with product MAAAIELIGIDKSFGAVRANRDINLTVEKGTIHGIVGENGAGKSTLMSILYGFYQADAGEIRVDGQAASITDPNAAIAAGIGMVHQHFMLVENFTVLENIMLGAEQSGLLRPGIRRARAELLRLQREHGLDIDPDAVVGELPVGLQQRVEILKALYRGADILILDEPTGVLTPAEADQLFGVLKALRDEGKTIVLITHKLREIMAVTDAVSVMRRGEIAATRRTAETHVGELAELMVGRRVLLRVEKGAAQPGEVRLSVRDLTVRDARGVTMAQGVSFDVRAGEVVGIAGVAGNGQSEVLEALSGIRRASGGAVTLNGKVLDPTTERDPSLLRRMGLAHVPEDRHHMGLVLPFTECENAILGYHRDPAFRRGPFLDIDAMRREAASKIEAYDIRPPSCDLKTANFSGGNQQKIVLAREMERDPDVLLIGQPTRGVDVGAIEFIHRRIVKMREAGKAVLLVSVELDEIRALSDRILVMFDGRIVGECGPDATEAELGLMMAGAGGGAPAHARHGAPQGAQA from the coding sequence ATGGCGGCAGCGATCGAGCTCATCGGCATCGACAAGAGCTTCGGGGCCGTTCGCGCCAACCGTGACATCAACCTGACCGTCGAGAAGGGCACGATCCACGGGATCGTCGGAGAGAACGGCGCCGGCAAGTCCACGCTGATGTCGATCCTCTACGGCTTCTACCAGGCCGATGCCGGGGAAATCCGCGTCGACGGCCAGGCGGCCTCGATCACCGATCCGAACGCGGCCATCGCGGCGGGCATCGGCATGGTCCACCAGCACTTCATGCTGGTCGAGAACTTCACCGTCCTCGAGAACATCATGCTCGGTGCCGAACAGTCCGGCCTTCTGCGCCCGGGCATCCGCCGCGCGCGGGCCGAACTCCTGCGCCTGCAGAGGGAGCACGGGCTCGACATCGACCCCGACGCGGTGGTGGGCGAGCTTCCCGTCGGCCTGCAGCAGCGCGTCGAAATCCTCAAGGCGCTCTATCGCGGCGCCGATATCCTCATCCTCGACGAGCCGACGGGTGTGTTGACGCCGGCCGAGGCCGACCAGCTCTTCGGCGTCTTGAAGGCCCTGCGGGACGAGGGCAAGACGATCGTCCTCATCACGCACAAGCTGCGCGAGATCATGGCCGTGACGGACGCCGTCTCGGTGATGCGGCGCGGCGAGATCGCGGCGACGCGCAGGACGGCCGAGACGCATGTCGGGGAACTCGCCGAACTCATGGTCGGCCGCCGCGTGCTCCTGCGTGTCGAGAAGGGTGCGGCGCAGCCGGGCGAGGTGCGCCTGTCCGTCCGGGACCTGACGGTGCGGGATGCGCGCGGCGTGACGATGGCGCAGGGCGTCTCATTCGACGTTCGGGCTGGCGAGGTCGTCGGCATCGCGGGCGTGGCCGGCAACGGCCAGTCGGAGGTGCTGGAGGCGCTGTCCGGCATCCGGCGGGCGTCCGGCGGCGCGGTGACGCTGAACGGCAAGGTGCTCGACCCGACGACGGAGCGAGACCCTTCGCTGCTTCGCCGGATGGGTCTCGCGCATGTGCCGGAGGACCGGCACCACATGGGTCTCGTCCTACCCTTCACGGAGTGCGAGAACGCCATTCTCGGCTATCACCGCGATCCGGCTTTCAGGCGCGGACCCTTTCTCGACATCGACGCCATGCGCCGCGAGGCCGCGTCCAAGATCGAAGCCTACGACATCCGTCCGCCGTCCTGCGACCTGAAGACCGCCAATTTCTCGGGCGGTAACCAGCAGAAGATCGTGCTCGCGCGCGAGATGGAGCGAGACCCCGACGTGCTTCTCATCGGCCAGCCGACACGCGGAGTCGACGTCGGCGCGATCGAGTTCATCCACCGGCGCATCGTGAAAATGCGCGAGGCGGGCAAGGCGGTGCTCCTCGTCTCCGTCGAGCTCGACGAGATCCGCGCCCTGTCGGACCGCATCCTCGTGATGTTCGACGGGCGCATTGTCGGCGAATGCGGACCGGACGCCACGGAGGCCGAACTCGGCCTGATGATGGCCGGCGCAGGCGGCGGGGCACCGGCCCACGCTCGTCATGGCGCGCCGCAGGGAGCGCAGGCATGA
- a CDS encoding ABC transporter permease has product MSRPYTQLPGWVDHGVIPLVNVVFAFLVAGLVVLAVGESPVEAARLMLRGAFGYGEGIGFTLYYTTNFIFTGLAVAVAFHGGLFNIGGEGQAYLGGLGVAFVALNLDGTFPWWINLPLAVMASATFGALWAFIPAILQAKRGSHIVITTIMFNFIASALMVYLIVNHLRPVQAMQPESRRFAEGAQLPHLGPIFERMGVDLGGSPLNVTFLVALAAAFVVWLLIWRTRLGYEIRTLGHSQSAARYAGMDRVKLTVIIMLISGGLAGMMALNPVMGDQYRLQIDFPAGAGFVGIAVALMGRGHPAGIVPAALLFGVLYQGGAELAFDMPTISRDMIVIIQGLVILFAGAMENMFRPGIGTAFQAVRFRSPRATSGAGDKA; this is encoded by the coding sequence ATGAGCCGCCCCTATACGCAACTGCCGGGCTGGGTCGACCACGGCGTCATCCCGCTCGTCAACGTCGTCTTCGCGTTCCTCGTCGCCGGCCTCGTGGTGCTCGCCGTCGGCGAGAGCCCGGTCGAGGCCGCGCGCCTGATGCTGCGCGGCGCCTTCGGCTACGGCGAGGGCATCGGCTTCACGCTCTACTACACGACGAACTTCATCTTCACCGGGCTCGCCGTCGCCGTGGCGTTCCATGGCGGGCTGTTCAACATCGGCGGGGAGGGGCAGGCCTATCTCGGGGGGCTCGGCGTCGCCTTCGTCGCGCTCAATCTCGACGGCACCTTCCCGTGGTGGATCAACCTGCCGCTGGCGGTGATGGCGTCTGCCACCTTCGGCGCTCTCTGGGCCTTCATACCGGCGATCCTGCAAGCCAAGCGCGGCTCGCACATCGTCATCACCACGATCATGTTCAACTTCATCGCCTCGGCGCTGATGGTCTACCTGATCGTCAATCATCTGCGCCCGGTGCAGGCCATGCAGCCGGAATCGCGCCGCTTCGCCGAGGGCGCACAACTGCCGCATCTCGGGCCGATCTTCGAGCGCATGGGCGTCGATCTCGGCGGCTCTCCGCTCAACGTCACCTTCCTCGTCGCGCTGGCGGCCGCGTTCGTCGTCTGGCTTCTGATCTGGCGCACGCGCCTCGGCTACGAGATCCGCACCCTCGGCCACAGCCAGAGCGCGGCGCGCTACGCCGGCATGGATCGCGTCAAGCTGACGGTGATCATCATGCTGATCTCCGGCGGGCTCGCCGGCATGATGGCGCTGAACCCGGTGATGGGCGACCAGTATCGCCTGCAGATCGACTTTCCCGCCGGTGCCGGTTTCGTCGGCATCGCTGTCGCACTGATGGGTCGGGGCCACCCGGCCGGCATCGTGCCGGCGGCGCTTCTCTTCGGCGTCCTCTACCAGGGCGGGGCGGAGCTCGCCTTCGACATGCCGACGATCTCGCGCGACATGATCGTCATCATCCAGGGCCTCGTGATCCTCTTTGCGGGCGCGATGGAGAACATGTTCCGGCCCGGCATCGGCACGGCCTTCCAGGCGGTTCGGTTCCGCTCTCCGCGGGCGACGAGTGGCGCGGGGGACAAGGCCTGA